In Archangium violaceum, the following are encoded in one genomic region:
- a CDS encoding Ig-like domain-containing protein, whose product MNRLINPLMAASVVLLASACAKLERIEVSPAKVELAEAGQAVTLSARGLTEDGKPVEKAQFEFVTSDAQVATVDATGKVTAVKSGSASITVKSGEKSASAPVEVVIPSAIVIKGAPFTLTGIGSQATVEAEVQDDASRPVKDAKLEYAAADANVVEVSGNQLVAKGVGTASVTATSGKLKQAFDVTVKLPDVDTVAFETVPATLKVGESASLAVVAKATDGAAIQGVSFTFTTSDEKVATVDATGKVTAVKAGAVTIKAEGGSKAAETKLTIKKK is encoded by the coding sequence ATGAATCGACTGATCAATCCCCTGATGGCCGCGTCGGTGGTCCTGCTCGCTTCCGCCTGCGCGAAGCTGGAGCGGATCGAGGTGTCCCCGGCGAAGGTGGAGCTGGCCGAGGCCGGCCAGGCCGTCACCCTGTCGGCCCGCGGACTTACCGAGGACGGCAAGCCCGTGGAGAAGGCGCAGTTCGAGTTCGTCACCAGCGACGCGCAGGTGGCCACCGTGGACGCCACCGGCAAGGTGACGGCGGTGAAGAGCGGCTCGGCCTCCATCACCGTGAAGTCCGGTGAGAAGAGCGCCTCGGCCCCGGTGGAGGTGGTCATCCCCTCCGCCATCGTCATCAAGGGCGCGCCCTTCACGCTCACGGGCATCGGCTCGCAGGCGACGGTCGAGGCCGAGGTGCAGGACGACGCCAGCCGCCCCGTGAAGGACGCGAAGCTGGAGTACGCCGCCGCCGACGCCAACGTGGTGGAGGTGAGTGGCAATCAGCTGGTGGCCAAGGGCGTGGGCACCGCGTCCGTGACGGCGACCTCCGGCAAGCTGAAGCAGGCCTTCGACGTCACCGTGAAGCTGCCCGACGTGGACACGGTGGCCTTCGAGACCGTGCCGGCCACCCTGAAGGTCGGTGAGAGCGCCTCGCTCGCCGTGGTCGCCAAGGCCACCGACGGCGCCGCCATCCAGGGCGTCTCCTTCACCTTCACCACCAGCGACGAGAAGGTCGCCACCGTGGACGCCACCGGCAAGGTGACGGCCGTGAAGGCGGGCGCCGTGACGATCAAGGCCGAGGGTGGCAGCAAGGCCGCCGAGACCAAGCTGACCATCAAGAAGAAGTAG
- a CDS encoding carboxypeptidase regulatory-like domain-containing protein → MKLRTLGLTVLGAVGLSALTGCKKDEAPPAPAVPQAPAEAPIKAAPLPADTPLPQDEAAQAPKGGGTVRGVVTFKGTPPAATPIIPGTDPNCDGMDLVEQPVHVREGKLANVLVRVQGNVPGQPTTPPSSMVVVDQNRCTYQPRVQGAVSGQPLVFMNSDGTLHNVRGMAGSKQLFNVTQPPLKTREARPPQDAEIIRLKCDIHPWMTAWVVVNPNPYFATSTEDGAFSLQGVPPGTYTLEAWHETLGTKTAQVTVKEGEEAQVSFEFVAAK, encoded by the coding sequence ATGAAGCTGCGTACGTTGGGCCTGACGGTACTCGGTGCCGTGGGACTCTCGGCCCTGACGGGCTGCAAGAAGGACGAGGCCCCTCCCGCCCCCGCCGTCCCCCAGGCCCCGGCCGAGGCCCCCATCAAGGCCGCGCCCCTGCCCGCCGACACGCCCCTGCCCCAGGACGAGGCCGCCCAGGCCCCCAAGGGCGGTGGCACCGTGCGCGGCGTCGTCACCTTCAAGGGCACTCCCCCCGCCGCCACCCCCATCATCCCCGGCACGGATCCGAACTGTGACGGCATGGACCTGGTGGAGCAGCCCGTGCACGTGCGGGAGGGCAAGCTGGCCAACGTCCTGGTGCGCGTGCAGGGCAACGTGCCCGGCCAGCCCACCACGCCGCCGAGCTCCATGGTGGTGGTGGACCAGAACCGGTGCACCTACCAGCCGCGCGTGCAGGGCGCCGTGAGCGGCCAGCCGCTGGTGTTCATGAACAGCGACGGCACGCTGCACAACGTGCGGGGCATGGCGGGAAGCAAGCAGCTCTTCAACGTGACCCAGCCGCCCCTCAAGACGCGGGAGGCCAGGCCTCCCCAGGACGCGGAGATCATCCGCCTCAAGTGCGACATCCACCCGTGGATGACGGCCTGGGTGGTGGTGAACCCCAACCCCTACTTCGCCACCTCCACCGAGGACGGCGCCTTCAGCCTCCAGGGCGTGCCGCCGGGGACGTACACCCTGGAGGCCTGGCACGAGACGCTCGGCACGAAGACGGCCCAGGTGACGGTGAAGGAAGGCGAGGAGGCCCAGGTCTCCTTCGAGTTCGTGGCCGCGAAGTAG